Genomic segment of Candidatus Zixiibacteriota bacterium:
TTTAGCACCGGTACCACCTGGGATTCTACCTTATCAGTTGCAGTCGATAGTCAGTTTTACCCGCCTACCAGTGAGCTAGTTTTTGTAGATCCAACTGGGATCATTACGTTTATACCAGTTTTCCATAAAGGTGCTTTAGACGTAAAGGAGGTAAACACTCCGACCAAGCCAACGGTTTTTAGTCTGGCTCAGAACTATCCGAATCCTTTTAACCCCAAGACCATGATCAGATTTGCCCTTCCCAGGGATTCCTGGGTTAAGCTGGAAGTCTACAACATCTTAGGGCAGAAGGTGAAAACCCTGGTTGATGAGAAATTGGCAGCAGGGGTAAAAGAGGTTGAGTGGGACGGAAGAGACGGCAAGGGTTTAGAGGTAGCCAGCGGGATCTATTTTTATAGAATTAAAGCGGATGATTTCTCAGATGTTAAGAAAATGGTTATGTTGAAATAACCATTACTTAAACCCGTCATTTTAGAAAGCAAGCCTTATCCGATTTATCGGATGGGGCTTTTTTTATGGGATACTGGAAGCTCAAATTTGGAAGATTACAGTAATTATTCCTCTGTTTCTGATATATTAGGGGGTCATCCGAGAGAGACATCATCGGCTAGCCAATTCTTTATTGACAAGATAGACATCTATTTTTAGATTATAATCAAACGGGAAATTCTCACGATCAAGAAAAGATAAGAAAAAGAAACTAAAACCATAAGATTTTTTAGGTAGTTGATCAAGATGAAAAGGAATTGGTTGAAATTGATCTTTTGGTTTGGCATCGTCTCTCTTTCAACCTTCAATTTTGTACTTGCTCAGGTGGACCCTGGAATCAGGGATACTTGCCAACTTTCGCGCATTGAAACTGTACCACCTAATTCTCAAGTGGTCATGGATGTTTATGCATTTAACGATGAGTACCTGGGAGCTTTTATCATCCCGTTAGCCTTCGTAGATTCAAATAGCTATCTGGATATCAGGTGTGATTCTATAAGTTTTGTTGGCACGAGAAGTGCTAATGCCACTTATTATAGTGACACTTTTTGCTGTATAGATAACAGTAAGAACAGATTGGTTGTGTTTGCGTTCTGGTTTCATGGAGGCCTTGAACCTGGCAGTGGTTCTGTGGCTAAAATATATTTTACAACTGGGCCATTCTGGAATTATCCCTCGTATGCATCAGTGGATACAATCTTCTGGCCTCCCAATGTCCACTTAGAGTTCGTTGATACATTAGGTAATGCATTCTCACCGGTCTTTTATAAAGGCTACTTAGAAGTCCAAGACATCAATACCCCGACTAAACCTTCATCTTTCAGTCTTTCTCAGAATTTTCCGAATCCTTTTAACCCAAAGACCATGATCAGATTTGCCCTTCCCAAAGATTCCTGGGTAAAACTGGAGGTCTACAACATTTTAGGGCAGAAAGTGAAAACCCTGGTTGATGAGAAATTGGCAGCAGGGGTAAAAGAGGTTGAGTGGGACGGAAAAGACAGCAAAGGCTTAGAATTTGCCAGCGGGATCTATTTTTATAGAATTAAAGCGGATGATTTCTCAGATGTTAAGAAAATGGTTATGTTGAAATAACTATTGACATAACTTATTGTTTCACAATAAATAAGACCTCATCCAACGAAAAATGGATGGGGTTTTTTATTAGGTTAGAGAATTACTACTTTTCATCAGTTACCAGATAAATTTCCTAACTCGCTTATTAATAATATGTTATCGATACCACAGAAAAGCCACTGAAATTCGGTG
This window contains:
- a CDS encoding T9SS type A sorting domain-containing protein is translated as HVGSFVIPLVYPDTNSTLDVRCDSIVFAGTRSASATLVSDAASIENSKHRLVVYAVWFVGDLAPGSGSVAKIYFSTGTTWDSTLSVAVDSQFYPPTSELVFVDPTGIITFIPVFHKGALDVKEVNTPTKPTVFSLAQNYPNPFNPKTMIRFALPRDSWVKLEVYNILGQKVKTLVDEKLAAGVKEVEWDGRDGKGLEVASGIYFYRIKADDFSDVKKMVMLK
- a CDS encoding T9SS type A sorting domain-containing protein, translated to MKLIFWFGIVSLSTFNFVLAQVDPGIRDTCQLSRIETVPPNSQVVMDVYAFNDEYLGAFIIPLAFVDSNSYLDIRCDSISFVGTRSANATYYSDTFCCIDNSKNRLVVFAFWFHGGLEPGSGSVAKIYFTTGPFWNYPSYASVDTIFWPPNVHLEFVDTLGNAFSPVFYKGYLEVQDINTPTKPSSFSLSQNFPNPFNPKTMIRFALPKDSWVKLEVYNILGQKVKTLVDEKLAAGVKEVEWDGKDSKGLEFASGIYFYRIKADDFSDVKKMVMLK